A region from the Fundidesulfovibrio magnetotacticus genome encodes:
- a CDS encoding glutamine synthetase family protein: protein MAVFKCKNADDVLKAVKDYNVSFVQFWFIDILGMLKSFQITPRELESAFDEGMGFDGSSITGFTKIHESDMVAFPDPTTFQLVAWRPSDRPVARLFCDVRNPDGTPFAADSRHVLKRMLGKASDMGYTFFVGPELEFFLFANSSEPRILDKGGYFDAPPLDLANDVRRDIIFALESMGIAVEYSHHEVAPSQHEIDLRYNEALAMADTAITYRVVVKEVARKHGCYATFMPKPLYGENGSGMHVHQSLFKGSRNAFYDASSPNHLSVEAQAYIAGLLKHAPEFTCVTNQWVNSYKRLVPGYEAPVYIAWAQRNRSALIRVPMYKPGKESATRIELRSPDPAANPYLALAVMLGAGLKGIEAGYKLAKPVEDNIFHMSEKEMRKHGIASLPGSLLEAVGNLERSTLMKEVLGDHLHAALVDYKYDEWDRYRTQITEWELEKYLPIL from the coding sequence ATGGCTGTGTTCAAGTGCAAAAACGCCGACGACGTGCTCAAGGCCGTCAAGGATTACAACGTCTCCTTCGTGCAGTTCTGGTTCATCGACATCCTGGGGATGCTCAAGAGCTTCCAGATCACCCCGCGCGAACTCGAAAGCGCCTTCGACGAGGGCATGGGCTTCGACGGCTCGTCCATCACCGGATTCACCAAGATCCACGAGTCCGACATGGTGGCCTTCCCCGACCCCACCACCTTCCAGCTGGTGGCCTGGCGTCCCTCCGACCGCCCCGTCGCCCGCCTTTTCTGCGACGTGCGCAACCCCGACGGCACCCCCTTCGCGGCCGACTCGCGCCACGTGCTCAAGCGCATGCTCGGCAAGGCCTCGGACATGGGCTACACCTTCTTCGTGGGGCCGGAACTGGAGTTCTTCCTCTTCGCCAACTCCAGCGAGCCCCGCATCCTGGACAAGGGCGGCTACTTCGACGCCCCGCCCCTGGACCTGGCCAACGACGTGCGCCGCGACATCATCTTCGCCCTGGAGTCCATGGGCATCGCGGTGGAATACTCCCACCACGAGGTGGCCCCCTCCCAGCACGAGATCGACCTGCGCTACAACGAGGCCCTGGCCATGGCCGACACCGCCATCACCTACCGGGTGGTGGTCAAGGAGGTGGCCCGCAAACACGGCTGCTACGCCACCTTCATGCCCAAGCCCCTCTACGGCGAGAACGGCTCGGGCATGCACGTGCACCAGTCGCTCTTCAAGGGCTCGCGCAACGCCTTCTACGACGCCTCCTCGCCCAACCACCTCTCGGTGGAGGCCCAGGCCTACATCGCGGGGCTTCTCAAGCACGCGCCGGAGTTCACCTGCGTCACCAACCAGTGGGTGAACTCCTATAAGCGCCTGGTGCCCGGCTACGAGGCCCCGGTGTACATCGCCTGGGCGCAGCGCAACCGCTCGGCGCTCATCCGCGTGCCCATGTACAAGCCCGGCAAGGAGTCGGCCACGCGCATCGAACTGCGCAGCCCCGACCCGGCCGCCAACCCCTACCTGGCCCTGGCCGTGATGCTGGGCGCGGGCCTCAAGGGCATCGAAGCCGGGTACAAGCTGGCCAAGCCCGTGGAGGACAACATCTTCCACATGTCCGAGAAGGAGATGCGCAAGCACGGCATCGCCTCCCTGCCCGGCTCGCTCCTGGAGGCCGTGGGCAACCTGGAGCGCTCAACGCTCATGAAGGAGGTCCTGGGCGACCACCTGCACGCCGCCCTGGTGGACTACAAGTACGACGAGTGGGACCGCTACCGCACCCAGATCACCGAATGGGAGCTGGAGAAGTACCTGCCCATCCTCTAA
- a CDS encoding aminotransferase class V-fold PLP-dependent enzyme: MIPCQRQLFGVPENVCYLNCAFTSPLPQPALEAGRAAMEAKRAPWSMTPDLFFSGLEAAREGFAAVLGADVDGVAAVPAVSYAMALAARNLPLDADRHVLLLDEQFPSNVYPWLKMAPGRVRAVPRPVEGTWSEAVLAHITPEIGLVALPHCHWIDGTVFDLAAVRAACDRVGAHLVVDATQSLGAMPFDMAAARPDFLTASGHKWLLGPYGASFCWAAPQWRGGEPLEENWLNREGSEDFSRLTEYRDAYRPGARRYDVGEASNFILMPMAAASLGLIQEWGVAGIAATLSGITRRLALTGQAFGLTPTPAAERAPHLLGLRLAHGKAAPVAAAMAREGVHVSPRGATLRLAPHLHVNDADLTRFADALARALST, encoded by the coding sequence ATGATCCCCTGCCAGCGCCAGCTTTTCGGCGTGCCCGAGAACGTCTGCTACCTCAATTGCGCCTTCACCTCGCCCCTGCCCCAGCCCGCCCTGGAGGCCGGACGCGCCGCCATGGAGGCCAAGCGCGCCCCCTGGTCCATGACGCCGGACCTCTTTTTCTCCGGCCTGGAGGCCGCCCGCGAAGGCTTCGCAGCCGTGCTCGGGGCGGACGTCGACGGCGTTGCCGCGGTCCCGGCCGTGTCCTACGCCATGGCCCTGGCCGCCAGAAACCTGCCCCTGGACGCCGATCGCCACGTGCTCCTCCTGGACGAGCAGTTCCCCTCCAACGTCTATCCGTGGCTGAAGATGGCCCCGGGTCGGGTGCGCGCCGTGCCCCGCCCCGTCGAAGGCACGTGGAGCGAGGCCGTGCTGGCCCACATCACGCCGGAGATCGGGCTGGTGGCCTTGCCGCACTGCCACTGGATCGACGGCACGGTGTTCGATTTGGCCGCCGTGCGCGCCGCCTGCGACCGCGTGGGCGCGCACCTGGTGGTGGACGCCACGCAGTCCCTGGGGGCCATGCCCTTCGACATGGCCGCCGCGCGGCCGGACTTCCTGACCGCCAGCGGGCACAAGTGGCTGCTCGGCCCCTACGGCGCGAGCTTCTGCTGGGCGGCCCCGCAATGGAGGGGTGGAGAGCCCCTGGAGGAAAACTGGCTAAACCGCGAAGGCTCGGAAGACTTTTCGCGCCTCACGGAATACCGCGACGCCTACCGACCCGGCGCGCGCCGCTACGACGTGGGCGAGGCCAGCAACTTCATCCTCATGCCCATGGCGGCGGCGTCCCTGGGGCTCATCCAGGAATGGGGCGTGGCCGGGATCGCCGCGACCCTTTCGGGGATCACCCGCCGCCTGGCCCTGACCGGCCAGGCCTTCGGGCTCACGCCCACACCGGCGGCAGAGCGCGCCCCGCACCTTCTGGGCCTGCGCCTGGCCCACGGCAAGGCCGCGCCCGTGGCGGCGGCCATGGCCCGCGAGGGCGTGCACGTCTCCCCCCGGGGCGCGACGCTGCGCCTGGCCCCGCACCTGCACGTCAACGACGCCGACCTGACGCGCTTCGCCGACGCCCTCGCCCGGGCGCTCTCCACGTAG